A window from Synechococcus sp. MU1643 encodes these proteins:
- a CDS encoding AAA family ATPase, which yields MGTQRVTDDLDRLLELLPDAVQEQLQPEEARQQLLEVVLDLGRVPEARYSGRALELGSTPLSRQDLAAVVARLGQFGGDNRAGIERTLHRISAIRNRQGEVVGLTCRVGRAVFGTVAMVRDLLDGGQSLLLMGRPGVGKTTALREIARVLSDELERRVVVIDTSNEIAGDGDIPHPAIGRARRMQVARPELQHQTMIEAVENHMPEVIVIDEIGTELEAQAARTIAERGVVLVATAHGNALANLIKNPTLSDLVGGIQTVTLGDEEARRRRSQKTVLERAAEPTFPVAVEMHSRQRWAIHTDVAATVDQLLRGLKPRVQERELTPEGGVQLVDPPQSSGLLRPPSQRPFTEQAVSVPVPMPAVSVRKVSAAVEQSSPETSAEHLQVLCCGVPPRVVGEAIRSHGWKAQVVDDLSDADVVLSVRLGLSRQPSLRRQARDLGIPILVIKSDTLPQVTRAMARLLRRQATESAAEVTSPDRVSQDDELAALEECRLAVEQVVMPQGRPVELLPRTERVLRMQADLVRRYRLRSDVFGEAELSRLRVFPP from the coding sequence ATGGGCACGCAACGGGTCACCGACGATCTGGATCGCCTTCTTGAGCTCCTCCCGGACGCCGTGCAGGAGCAGTTGCAGCCTGAAGAGGCGCGACAGCAGTTGCTTGAGGTGGTGCTCGATCTCGGTCGGGTTCCGGAAGCGCGTTATTCAGGCCGTGCCCTTGAGCTGGGCTCCACGCCCTTGTCTCGGCAGGATCTGGCGGCCGTGGTGGCCAGGCTTGGTCAGTTCGGTGGCGATAACCGGGCGGGAATCGAACGAACGCTTCACCGGATTAGTGCGATCCGCAACCGTCAGGGCGAGGTGGTCGGTCTGACCTGCCGGGTGGGGCGAGCCGTGTTCGGCACCGTTGCCATGGTGCGGGACCTCCTGGATGGAGGGCAATCCCTGCTGTTGATGGGGCGCCCGGGTGTTGGCAAGACAACGGCGTTGCGTGAGATCGCCCGGGTCCTTTCAGATGAGCTGGAGCGGCGCGTTGTTGTGATCGACACGAGCAATGAGATCGCCGGTGATGGCGACATACCCCACCCCGCGATCGGTCGGGCCCGCCGCATGCAGGTGGCCAGGCCTGAGCTGCAGCACCAAACCATGATCGAGGCGGTAGAAAATCACATGCCAGAAGTCATCGTGATCGATGAGATCGGCACAGAGCTGGAAGCACAGGCCGCGCGCACCATCGCTGAACGTGGCGTGGTGCTTGTCGCCACAGCTCACGGCAATGCTTTGGCCAACCTGATCAAGAACCCCACCCTCAGCGATCTGGTGGGAGGAATTCAGACGGTCACCCTCGGGGATGAGGAGGCCCGGCGGCGTCGCAGTCAGAAAACGGTGTTGGAGCGCGCCGCCGAACCGACTTTTCCGGTTGCAGTTGAAATGCATAGCCGGCAGCGCTGGGCCATACACACTGACGTTGCCGCCACCGTGGACCAACTGCTTCGGGGTCTGAAACCCAGGGTTCAGGAGCGCGAGCTGACGCCTGAGGGGGGCGTTCAGCTGGTGGACCCGCCGCAGTCTTCGGGTTTGCTGCGCCCTCCGTCCCAACGTCCGTTTACGGAACAAGCCGTCTCAGTTCCCGTGCCAATGCCTGCTGTCAGTGTCCGCAAGGTAAGTGCAGCAGTCGAACAATCCTCTCCGGAGACCAGCGCCGAGCACCTGCAGGTTCTCTGTTGCGGGGTCCCTCCTCGTGTTGTGGGGGAGGCCATCCGTTCCCACGGCTGGAAGGCGCAGGTTGTGGATGATTTGAGTGATGCCGATGTGGTGTTGAGCGTTCGGCTCGGCCTCAGCCGTCAACCGTCCCTGCGCCGTCAGGCCAGGGATCTGGGGATCCCGATTCTGGTGATTAAATCCGACACCCTGCCCCAGGTGACCCGTGCCATGGCCCGTCTTCTGCGCCGTCAGGCCACCGAATCGGCCGCAGAGGTCACCTCACCGGACCGGGTGTCTCAGGACGATGAATTGGCTGCTCTCGAGGAATGCCGTCTTGCAGTGGAACAGGTGGTGATGCCTCAAGGCCGGCCGGTGGAGTTGCTGCCGCGAACTGAGCGTGTTCTGCGGATGCAAGCCGATCTTGTGCGGCGTTACCGGCTACGCAGCGATGTCTTCGGCGAGGCTGAACTGTCCCGCTTGAGGGTTTTTCCTCCTTGA